The Desulfuribacillus alkaliarsenatis genome includes the window TGTGTAGTATAGTATTCCTATAGAAAGGTTTGTGGACTTGTGGCAGATTCTAATACGAAAGAGCTTCAAACTGGTGATGTTAATTTAAAAGTAATAGATAAGGTGATTAAGAAAACACTTGGGGCTATAGAACAAAGTAAGCAGCAGATTTACGATATTGCTGAAGGCGCACAAAAGGAAATGCTAAAGCTAAAGCAGGAGCTTATTAAGGTTCATCAAGAGGCTTGTGAAATTGTTGATAAAGTAGATAATTTAGAAAAGGACTATAGACGATCGCGAAATCACTTAGCCCATGTAAGTAAGAATTTTCGCAATTTTTCTGAGCAGGATATTAAGAAAGCTTATGAAGATGCAAATCATTTTCAAATTGAGCTGATGCTTGCCAGGGAACGGGAACAGCGTTTAAGACAACGTCGTGACGAGCTGCAAATAAGATTAAAGAATCTAGGTGATACAGTAGCAAAGGCAGAACAATTCGTGACACAGGTAGGTGCTGTATTAGGGTATCTATCAGGCGATTTATCCAATATAAGTGACTTTCTTGAGACAGCTCAGCAAAAGCAGCTTATGGGTATTCGCGTCATTCAATCACAAGAGGAAGAGCGCAAGCGTGTAGCGCGAGAGATTCACGATGGACCAGCCCAACTTCTAGCAAACGTTGTACTACGAACAGAAATATGTGAACGGTTATTAGACCGAGATTTAGAGAAAGCAAGGCAAGAGCTAAAGGATTTAAAAGATGCTGTTCGTAACAGTCTGACTGAGGTGCGTAAGATAATATTTGATCTACGACCAATGGCCTTAGACGATTTAGGACTTGTGCCGACTCTGCGAAAATACTTAACACAATTTGAAGAGCGGAATCAGATAGCTACTGATATTAAAATATACGGTAAGGAAGAAAAGCTCGAGCCAGCCGTCGTTATAGCTGCGTTTCGTATTATCCAGGAATGCCTTAATAACGTCGCTAAACACTCAATGGCTAAAAATGCGTCATTAAAAGTAGAGTTCCGTAAGGACAAACTTAGTGGCATTGTCGCTGACGATGGAATGGGTTTTGATTTACAGGAAGCCTTAAAACCATCTACTGAAAGCTTTGGTATTATTGGCATCAAGGAACGTATAGAGCTTTTACAGGGCTCAATTGAGTTTGACACTGCAATTGGGAAAGGAACCAAGGTATTCTTCAATATTCCTATACACCCAATAGATGAAGAAATGGTATAAGCTCATAAAAAAACAGGAGGTTAACTTATATGGTTCGATTGTACATAGCGGATGATCACGCGTTATTCCGTGAGGGATTAGTAAGGATTTTTGATTTAGAGGATGATATAGAAGTAGTAGGCCAGGCTACAGATGGGGAGCAGGCTATTCAGCACGTTATAGAGATTCAGCCAGACGTCGTTCTCATGGACATTAATATGCCGAAGGTAACAGGTGTTGAGGCTACGAAAAAAATAAAGAAGCTTTTACCTGATGTGAAAATCATAATCCTTTCGATTCATGATGACGAATCATATATATTCGAAACGATTCGGGCAGGGGCTTCAGGCTACTTACTAAAAGATGTTGAAGGTAGAGTGCTTGTAGATGCGATAAACCATGTTGCTAATGGGGGTTCTTTCATTCATCCACGTGTGACATCTAAGGTGCTTAAGGAATTCACCCGTCTTAGTGAAGAAGCTGAGCATATGCAGGTCCATTCTCAGTCTGATGAAGGCGCGAATCAACAGGTTTGGGACGAGATGTTAACAAGCAGAGAACAGGAAATATTAACCCTTATGGCTCGAGGTATGTCA containing:
- a CDS encoding sensor histidine kinase — its product is MADSNTKELQTGDVNLKVIDKVIKKTLGAIEQSKQQIYDIAEGAQKEMLKLKQELIKVHQEACEIVDKVDNLEKDYRRSRNHLAHVSKNFRNFSEQDIKKAYEDANHFQIELMLAREREQRLRQRRDELQIRLKNLGDTVAKAEQFVTQVGAVLGYLSGDLSNISDFLETAQQKQLMGIRVIQSQEEERKRVAREIHDGPAQLLANVVLRTEICERLLDRDLEKARQELKDLKDAVRNSLTEVRKIIFDLRPMALDDLGLVPTLRKYLTQFEERNQIATDIKIYGKEEKLEPAVVIAAFRIIQECLNNVAKHSMAKNASLKVEFRKDKLSGIVADDGMGFDLQEALKPSTESFGIIGIKERIELLQGSIEFDTAIGKGTKVFFNIPIHPIDEEMV
- a CDS encoding response regulator transcription factor; this translates as MVRLYIADDHALFREGLVRIFDLEDDIEVVGQATDGEQAIQHVIEIQPDVVLMDINMPKVTGVEATKKIKKLLPDVKIIILSIHDDESYIFETIRAGASGYLLKDVEGRVLVDAINHVANGGSFIHPRVTSKVLKEFTRLSEEAEHMQVHSQSDEGANQQVWDEMLTSREQEILTLMARGMSNRDVSEELFISEKTVKNHVSNIFQKMQVRDRTQAVIEAIKNGWVKL